A stretch of Desulfocurvus vexinensis DSM 17965 DNA encodes these proteins:
- a CDS encoding integrase, which translates to MACIEKRGPYQFRVKIKRKGFPPQSKTFEAYDDAVKWAREVESEIDRGVFVSRREAESTTLQEALERFELEYLDNYKTPRKVRSRIRQITNRPISSKHLAAIRGKDLAEHIRLRQDEGAGAQTITHEINLISRIYGIASTDWGMESLHNPAKRVNKPKLPPGRSRRLEVKEEEQLLQAADERLKPVILFALETAMRRSEIAELSWDRVDLKQRFIHLPMTKNGEARSVPLSRSAIEILKSIPRNIQGEVFGLSANWITKLFHRASTGAGLPDLRFHDLRHEAISRLFENTDLDVMEIKTISGHKTLQMLARYSHLRAHRLADRLDGVKRGQKA; encoded by the coding sequence ATGGCGTGTATCGAGAAGCGCGGGCCCTACCAGTTCCGCGTCAAAATCAAGCGCAAGGGCTTCCCTCCTCAGAGCAAGACCTTTGAGGCATACGATGACGCCGTAAAATGGGCGCGGGAGGTGGAATCGGAAATCGACAGAGGCGTCTTCGTCAGCCGCCGCGAGGCCGAAAGCACCACCCTCCAGGAAGCGCTGGAGCGTTTCGAGCTGGAATATCTCGATAACTACAAAACACCTCGCAAGGTCCGCAGCCGAATCCGCCAGATTACCAATCGCCCCATCTCCAGCAAGCACCTCGCCGCGATCCGCGGCAAGGATCTCGCCGAGCACATCAGGCTCCGTCAGGATGAAGGCGCAGGCGCGCAGACGATAACCCACGAAATCAATCTCATCTCGCGCATTTATGGGATCGCCAGCACGGACTGGGGCATGGAATCCCTTCACAACCCAGCCAAGCGGGTGAACAAGCCCAAGCTCCCACCCGGGCGGTCTCGCCGCCTTGAAGTGAAAGAAGAAGAGCAGCTGCTGCAGGCCGCGGATGAACGCCTCAAGCCGGTGATCCTCTTCGCCTTGGAGACAGCCATGCGCCGGTCGGAGATCGCCGAACTCAGTTGGGATCGTGTCGACCTCAAGCAACGCTTCATACACCTCCCCATGACCAAAAACGGCGAAGCCAGATCAGTGCCGCTGTCGCGCAGTGCGATCGAAATCCTCAAATCGATCCCCAGGAATATTCAAGGCGAAGTGTTTGGCCTGAGCGCGAATTGGATAACCAAACTTTTTCATAGAGCCAGCACTGGCGCTGGGTTACCTGACTTGAGATTCCATGATCTGCGGCACGAGGCGATCAGCCGCTTGTTTGAAAATACCGACCTGGATGTGATGGAGATCAAGACCATCAGCGGGCACAAGACCCTTCAGATGCTTGCGCGCTATAGCCATTTACGTGCACACAGGCTGGCGGATCGCCTGGACGGGGTCAAGCGGGGACAGAAGGCTTAA
- the selA gene encoding L-seryl-tRNA(Sec) selenium transferase, with the protein MHELFRRLPSMDAALAELTAAPDLAALPRPLLREAVTDFLDSLRRDIREGRVADPAALDPAALRPALAAFARAACRPHFRRVLNATGVVVHTNLGRSILAPEAMAAVADACARYSNLEFSLATGERGSRYSHVEALLARLTGAEAALVVNNNAAAVMLVLDTLAKGREVVVSRGQLVEIGGSFRIPDVMARSGAILVEVGATNRTHPRDYEGAITENTAALLKVHCSNYRMIGFTSEVGARELAEIGARHGLPVIEDLGSGSLAELGGGPLGEPTVQQAVAAGLDAVTFSGDKVLGGPQAGIIVGRERWIARLKKNPLNRALRIDKMTLAALEATLRLYLDPEAALRRVPTLRMITATAQELRVRAGRLARRLRRDLGAAAVVGLAPGMSRVGGGAFPERDLPTTLVTLAPADGTGAEELRRRLLGTDPPLVGRTQDDHFCLDPRTLGDDEISLVAAALRQALVP; encoded by the coding sequence ATGCACGAACTCTTCCGCCGCCTGCCGAGCATGGACGCCGCCCTGGCCGAATTGACCGCCGCCCCGGACCTGGCGGCCCTGCCGCGCCCGCTGCTGCGCGAGGCGGTCACGGATTTCCTGGATTCGCTGCGCCGCGACATCCGCGAGGGCCGCGTGGCCGACCCCGCCGCCCTGGACCCCGCCGCCCTGCGTCCGGCCCTGGCGGCCTTTGCCCGCGCGGCCTGCCGCCCGCATTTCCGCCGCGTGCTCAACGCCACGGGCGTGGTGGTGCACACCAACCTGGGCCGCTCCATCCTGGCGCCCGAGGCCATGGCCGCCGTGGCCGACGCCTGCGCGCGCTACTCCAACCTGGAATTCTCGCTGGCAACGGGCGAGCGCGGCAGCCGCTACAGTCACGTCGAGGCCCTGCTCGCGCGGCTGACCGGGGCCGAGGCCGCCCTGGTGGTCAACAACAACGCCGCCGCCGTGATGCTCGTGCTGGACACCCTGGCCAAGGGCCGCGAGGTGGTCGTTTCGCGCGGGCAGCTCGTGGAAATCGGCGGCTCCTTCCGCATTCCCGATGTCATGGCCCGCTCGGGGGCCATCCTGGTGGAGGTCGGCGCCACCAACCGCACCCACCCGCGCGACTACGAAGGCGCCATCACCGAGAACACCGCCGCGCTGCTCAAGGTCCACTGCTCCAACTACCGCATGATCGGCTTCACCAGCGAGGTGGGCGCGCGGGAGCTGGCCGAGATCGGCGCGCGCCACGGCCTGCCCGTCATCGAGGACCTGGGCAGCGGCAGCCTGGCCGAGCTGGGCGGCGGGCCCCTGGGCGAGCCCACGGTGCAGCAGGCCGTGGCCGCCGGGCTGGATGCGGTGACCTTCTCGGGCGACAAGGTGCTGGGCGGGCCCCAGGCCGGGATCATCGTGGGCCGCGAGCGCTGGATCGCGCGGCTCAAGAAGAACCCCCTGAACCGCGCCCTGCGCATCGACAAGATGACCCTGGCGGCCCTGGAGGCCACCCTGCGGCTCTACCTGGACCCCGAGGCGGCCCTGCGCCGCGTGCCGACCCTGCGCATGATCACCGCCACGGCGCAGGAGCTGCGCGTGCGGGCCGGGCGGCTGGCGCGGCGCCTGCGCCGCGACCTGGGCGCGGCGGCGGTGGTCGGCCTTGCGCCGGGCATGTCGCGCGTGGGCGGCGGGGCCTTCCCCGAGCGCGATCTGCCCACCACCCTGGTCACCCTGGCGCCCGCTGACGGCACCGGGGCCGAGGAGCTGCGCCGCAGGCTGCTGGGCACGGACCCGCCCCTGGTGGGCCGCACCCAGGACGACCATTTCTGCCTCGACCCGCGCACCCTGGGCGACGACGAAATTTCCCTGGTGGCCGCCGCCCTGCGGCAGGCCCTGGTTCCCTAG
- a CDS encoding bifunctional folylpolyglutamate synthase/dihydrofolate synthase yields MFHMDFGLGRMRAALEALGLAGRQEGGRPLPGAAVAAPPGAARGPGAVARPVAVQVVGTNGKGSVSLMLAEIMRAHGLRAGLYASPHFVDVRERVLVDGRKLDEAAWMTLGSAVLATPGGPELTYFECVTAIAALGFVRAGCAAVVLEAGLGGAHDATTALDADLTVFTPMGLDHMAVLGPTLAHIARDKAGAMRPGVPAVSGPQPPEAMAVLRERAREIGAPFMTVADVLGAAPPGPCAGVPAPAMAGEHQRENAALALAAWTVLARARGWASDPAACARAIGAARLPGRLQCVPGGPGRAELWLDGAHNAPALERLARAVGRAVPRPAAVIFACMADKDLAAMAPLVAGLTAGPLWLPALPEVPRALAPEAAAALLGPRAVPLPGLARALELADGLGDGAGAPGPVLVCGSLYLLGAFFALRPEALGTRGPDLALPPLPAPEDGPSA; encoded by the coding sequence ATGTTCCATATGGACTTCGGCCTGGGGCGGATGCGCGCGGCCCTGGAGGCCCTGGGGCTGGCGGGGCGCCAGGAAGGGGGGCGCCCCCTGCCGGGCGCAGCGGTCGCCGCACCCCCGGGGGCGGCCCGGGGCCCTGGCGCCGTGGCCCGGCCCGTGGCCGTGCAGGTGGTGGGCACCAACGGCAAGGGCTCGGTGTCGCTGATGCTGGCCGAGATCATGCGCGCCCACGGGCTGCGCGCGGGGCTGTACGCCTCGCCGCATTTCGTGGACGTGCGCGAACGGGTGCTGGTGGACGGGCGCAAGCTGGACGAGGCGGCCTGGATGACCCTTGGGAGCGCCGTGCTGGCTACCCCCGGCGGGCCGGAGCTGACCTATTTCGAGTGCGTCACGGCCATCGCGGCCCTGGGCTTTGTCCGCGCGGGGTGCGCCGCGGTGGTGCTGGAAGCGGGCCTGGGCGGCGCCCACGACGCCACCACCGCCCTGGATGCGGACCTCACGGTGTTCACGCCCATGGGCCTGGACCATATGGCCGTGCTCGGGCCGACCCTGGCGCATATCGCCCGCGACAAGGCCGGGGCCATGCGCCCGGGCGTGCCCGCCGTCAGCGGACCCCAGCCGCCCGAGGCCATGGCCGTGCTGCGCGAGCGGGCCCGCGAGATCGGCGCGCCGTTCATGACCGTTGCGGATGTCCTCGGCGCGGCTCCCCCCGGGCCGTGCGCCGGGGTGCCCGCCCCGGCCATGGCCGGGGAGCACCAGCGCGAGAACGCGGCCCTGGCCCTGGCGGCCTGGACGGTGCTGGCCCGCGCCCGGGGCTGGGCCTCGGACCCCGCCGCCTGCGCCCGGGCCATCGGCGCCGCACGGCTGCCGGGGCGGCTGCAATGCGTGCCGGGCGGGCCGGGGCGCGCAGAGCTCTGGCTGGACGGCGCGCACAACGCGCCCGCCCTGGAGCGCCTGGCCCGGGCCGTGGGCCGCGCCGTGCCGCGCCCCGCCGCCGTGATCTTCGCCTGCATGGCCGACAAGGATCTGGCGGCCATGGCGCCCCTGGTGGCCGGGCTGACCGCCGGGCCGCTGTGGCTGCCCGCCCTGCCCGAGGTGCCGCGCGCCCTGGCGCCCGAGGCCGCCGCCGCGCTGCTGGGCCCGCGCGCCGTGCCCCTGCCGGGGCTGGCCCGGGCGTTGGAGCTGGCCGACGGGCTCGGGGACGGCGCGGGGGCCCCGGGGCCGGTGCTGGTCTGCGGCTCGCTGTACCTGCTGGGCGCCTTCTTCGCCCTGCGCCCCGAGGCCCTGGGCACCCGGGGGCCGGACCTGGCCCTGCCGCCGCTCCCGGCCCCGGAGGACGGGCCCTCGGCCTGA
- a CDS encoding aminopeptidase produces the protein MSEKKTDLTYETRNCWDVYAAPKDRKAMDALAARYLEFLSACKTERETIEYVCAKVQKAGFKDDLGHDMVWRDMRGKTMFLARRGKRPLSAGVRLVGAHADTPRLDLKQHPLYEECGVGLAKTHYYGGIRKHQWFARPLALHGVVVRADGQAVVVNIGEDAGDPVFTVLDLLPHLAYGQMEKTVTNAFEAEKLNIVFGHEPRAKKAAKGKDGAASDEKNRVKGRVLDMLNAKYGLVEEDLFSAELQIVPAGAARPVGLDGSLIGGYGQDDRICVFAALEALLAAKAPEHTQVVLFWDKEEIGSEGATGAKSLFFEYCMDDLARAWEPGARLSEIFLNTRAVSADVHGALDPDYQDVHEKLNSSLLGHGPVFCKFTGHRGKVGANDAHAEYVGFLRNLLNRAGIPWQMAELGRVDLGGGGTVAKYLAAYGMDIIDFGPGVLSMHSPFEISSKADLYATTLAYREFLQS, from the coding sequence ATGTCCGAGAAGAAGACCGACCTGACATACGAAACCCGCAACTGCTGGGACGTGTACGCCGCGCCCAAGGACCGCAAGGCCATGGACGCCCTGGCCGCCCGCTACCTGGAGTTCCTCTCCGCCTGCAAGACCGAGCGCGAGACCATCGAATATGTGTGCGCCAAGGTGCAGAAGGCCGGATTCAAGGACGACCTGGGCCACGACATGGTCTGGCGCGACATGCGCGGCAAGACCATGTTCCTGGCCCGGCGCGGCAAGCGGCCCCTGTCCGCGGGCGTGCGCCTCGTGGGCGCCCACGCCGACACCCCGCGCCTGGACCTCAAGCAGCACCCGCTCTACGAGGAATGCGGCGTGGGGCTGGCCAAGACGCACTACTACGGCGGCATCCGCAAGCACCAGTGGTTCGCCCGGCCCCTGGCCCTGCACGGGGTGGTGGTGCGCGCCGACGGCCAGGCCGTGGTGGTCAACATCGGCGAGGACGCGGGCGACCCGGTGTTCACCGTGCTCGACCTGCTGCCGCACCTGGCCTACGGGCAGATGGAAAAGACCGTGACCAACGCCTTCGAGGCCGAGAAGCTGAACATCGTTTTCGGCCACGAGCCCCGGGCCAAGAAAGCCGCCAAGGGCAAGGACGGCGCGGCCTCCGACGAGAAGAACCGCGTCAAGGGCCGCGTGCTGGACATGCTCAACGCCAAGTACGGGCTGGTGGAGGAGGACTTGTTCTCCGCCGAGCTTCAGATCGTTCCGGCGGGCGCGGCGCGGCCCGTGGGGCTGGACGGCTCGCTCATCGGCGGCTACGGCCAGGACGACCGCATCTGCGTCTTCGCCGCCCTGGAAGCCCTGCTGGCCGCCAAGGCCCCGGAGCACACCCAGGTGGTGCTGTTCTGGGACAAGGAGGAGATCGGCTCCGAGGGCGCCACGGGCGCCAAGAGCCTGTTCTTCGAGTATTGCATGGACGACCTGGCCCGGGCCTGGGAGCCCGGCGCGCGGCTGTCGGAAATCTTCCTGAACACGCGCGCCGTGTCGGCGGACGTGCACGGCGCCCTGGACCCGGACTACCAGGACGTGCACGAGAAGCTCAACTCGTCGCTGCTGGGCCACGGCCCGGTGTTCTGCAAGTTCACCGGCCACCGGGGCAAGGTCGGCGCCAACGACGCCCACGCCGAGTATGTGGGCTTCCTGCGCAACCTGCTGAACCGCGCCGGAATCCCCTGGCAGATGGCCGAGCTGGGCCGGGTGGACCTGGGCGGCGGCGGCACGGTGGCCAAATACCTCGCGGCCTACGGCATGGACATCATCGACTTCGGCCCCGGCGTGCTCTCCATGCACTCGCCCTTCGAGATCAGCTCCAAGGCCGACCTCTACGCCACAACCCTGGCCTACCGCGAGTTCCTGCAAAGCTAG
- a CDS encoding glycosyltransferase family protein, with product MNTRPERPRITTELGMLQTPPDGPAQFTREGGPDGPGGHVLLLGIGPDPAQAAALLPPGRAVYAMEAPGFKAQMPPSWHAALPGHWRLLEPGDLDEFLIAGAELWVYRPGARLFPSFWGPILGRCRFLAGLRAAPALPAPRPSVLLPGAEGDLLVRELAAALTRAGLAVRVLPPKHTGELVPALLRQERPALFLCVNFRGLDPFGELFHLLDAARVPVCVWCVDNPFHLVSGLRSPFWTRVRLALTDASFAPALRLHGVREVLHLPLAACPELFAPGGGGGAGAGAGGGAGGSTGGSTDAGCPGGGAGAGAGTALGSRGAMAPDRGVPSGVGPEPDLGLDGRMVFVGRSQFPGREKFFAGSAVPRWQWDAARAMLGAGGRPDYHWWAERLAIWPLWPGAEARRIGAGADAASRELRAACLEAAAPLGLTVYGDQGWAERLPAGATLRPPVDYYTTLPAIYRQAAWTLNATSLLLPHGLTQRHFDVWAAGGLLLTDATPGLSLFPEELVREVRFATPADLPTLARRLAPGTPLRHDIQTAWRTEILTHHTYTHRVAALREWLGV from the coding sequence ATGAACACACGCCCCGAACGACCGCGCATCACCACCGAGCTGGGCATGCTCCAGACGCCGCCCGACGGCCCGGCGCAATTCACCCGCGAAGGCGGGCCGGACGGGCCGGGCGGCCATGTGCTGCTGCTGGGCATAGGGCCGGACCCGGCCCAGGCGGCGGCCCTGCTGCCGCCGGGCAGGGCCGTATACGCCATGGAGGCCCCCGGGTTCAAGGCCCAGATGCCGCCCTCGTGGCACGCGGCCCTGCCCGGGCACTGGCGCCTGCTGGAGCCCGGCGACCTGGACGAATTTCTCATCGCCGGGGCCGAGCTGTGGGTCTACCGCCCCGGGGCGCGGCTGTTCCCGTCGTTCTGGGGGCCGATTCTGGGCCGCTGCCGTTTCCTGGCCGGGCTGCGGGCCGCGCCCGCCCTGCCCGCGCCCCGGCCCTCGGTGCTCTTGCCGGGCGCCGAGGGCGACCTGCTGGTGCGCGAGCTGGCCGCCGCGCTGACCCGGGCCGGGCTGGCCGTGCGCGTGCTGCCCCCGAAGCATACGGGCGAGCTGGTGCCCGCCCTGCTGCGCCAGGAGCGCCCGGCCCTGTTCTTGTGCGTCAATTTCAGGGGCCTGGACCCCTTCGGTGAGCTGTTCCACCTGCTGGACGCCGCGCGGGTGCCGGTGTGCGTGTGGTGCGTGGACAATCCGTTCCATCTGGTCAGCGGGCTGCGCTCGCCCTTCTGGACCCGGGTGCGGCTGGCGCTGACCGACGCGTCCTTCGCCCCGGCCCTGCGCCTGCACGGCGTGCGCGAGGTGCTGCACCTGCCCCTGGCGGCCTGCCCGGAGCTGTTCGCGCCCGGGGGGGGCGGGGGGGCGGGGGCAGGCGCCGGGGGGGGCGCCGGGGGGAGCACCGGGGGGAGCACGGATGCGGGCTGCCCGGGCGGCGGCGCGGGCGCGGGCGCAGGCACGGCCCTGGGCAGCCGCGGCGCCATGGCGCCGGACCGGGGCGTGCCCTCGGGCGTGGGCCCGGAGCCGGACCTGGGCCTGGACGGGCGGATGGTCTTCGTGGGCCGTTCGCAGTTTCCGGGGCGGGAGAAATTTTTCGCGGGCAGCGCCGTGCCGCGCTGGCAATGGGACGCGGCCCGGGCCATGCTCGGCGCGGGCGGGCGGCCCGACTACCACTGGTGGGCCGAGCGGCTGGCCATCTGGCCGCTGTGGCCCGGGGCCGAGGCCCGGCGCATCGGGGCCGGGGCCGACGCCGCCAGCCGCGAGCTGCGCGCCGCCTGCCTGGAAGCCGCCGCGCCCCTGGGCCTGACGGTCTACGGCGACCAGGGCTGGGCCGAACGCCTGCCCGCCGGGGCCACCCTGCGCCCGCCCGTGGACTACTACACCACCCTGCCCGCCATCTACCGCCAGGCCGCCTGGACCCTCAACGCCACCAGCCTGCTGCTGCCCCACGGCCTGACCCAGCGCCATTTCGACGTCTGGGCGGCAGGCGGCCTGCTGCTCACCGACGCCACCCCGGGCCTGTCCCTTTTCCCGGAGGAGCTAGTCCGCGAGGTCCGCTTCGCCACCCCTGCCGACCTCCCCACCCTGGCCCGCCGCCTCGCCCCCGGCACCCCCCTGCGCCACGACATACAAACCGCCTGGCGCACAGAAATCCTCACCCACCACACCTACACCCACCGCGTGGCCGCGCTGAGGGAGTGGCTGGGGGTGTAG